A region from the Drosophila takahashii strain IR98-3 E-12201 chromosome 2L, DtakHiC1v2, whole genome shotgun sequence genome encodes:
- the LOC108061236 gene encoding retinoid-inducible serine carboxypeptidase, with protein MWCGALAIVCLLVLGSSEARKGFGPGEQDWGYVDVREGAHMFYWLYYTTADVSSYTERPLVLWLQGGPGGSSTALGNFQELGPLDSNGAQREGNWVQHVNVLFIDNPVGAGFSYADNTSLLVTNNEELIDDLMTFMLHFYKLHSAFKDVPLHIFSESYGGKMAPALAIRLDEAMKSGELAQPGILKSVTIGNPWISTRHITREHSKYLFVNGLIDEDGVVQIDAQEERILSALKSHEFENATDEYLKWYDLMQVLTGKMYLYNTQTHLDPSEDRTYGYGDDFVRFMEVNVSEALQINGSYYASQVMDVLGSLHGDRLKSDINAIPRLLNETSVKINIYSGQLDCLVPTTATLSLIKDWAWTDKSAYLQANRTAIVVDGILQGYEKIGGKFGMYWINRAGHLVPSDNPTAMQYVLKSVTQYDGKSWE; from the exons ATGTGGTGCGGTGCCTTGGCGATTGTGTGTCTCCTCGTGCTGGGTTCCTCGGAGGCCCGCAAGGGATTTGGTCCCGGAGAGCAGGACTGGGGTTACGTGGACGTCCGCGAGGGGGCGCACATGTTCTACTGGCTCTACTACACCACCGCGGATGTGAGCAGCTATACGGAGCGACCGCTAGTCCTGTGGCTCCAAGGCGGACCCGGTGGCTCCTCCACGGCGCTGGGAAACTTCCAGGAACTGGGACCCTTGGACTCGAATGGCGCCCAACGCGAGGGCAACTGGGTGCAGCACGTCAATGTGCTGTTCATCGACAATCCCGTGGGTGCGGGCTTCAGCTATGCGGATAATACCAGCTTGCTTGTGACCAACAACGAGGAACTCATCGACGATCTCATGACCTTCATGCTGCACTTCTACAAGTTGCACAGCGCCTTCAAGGATGTGCCGCTGCACATTTTCTCCGAGAGTTATGGTGGAAAGATGGCCCCCGCTTTGGCCATCCGACTCGACGAGGCCATGAAGTCGGGTGAGTTGGCCCAGCCGGGAATACTCAAGTCGGTGACCATCGGCAATCCCTGGATATCCACTCGCCACATCACCCGGGAGCACTCCAAGTACTTGTTCGTCAACGGCCTGATCGACGAGGATGGGGTGGTGCAGATTGATGCCCAGGAAGAGCGCATCCTTAGCGCCCTCAAAAGTCACGAGTTCGAGAACGCAACGGATGAGTACTTGAAGTGGTACGATCTCATGCAGGTGCTCACGGGCAAGATGTATCTGTACAACACCCAGACCCACTTGGATCCCTCCGAGGATCGCACCTATGGGTATGGGGATGATTTTGTGCGCTTCATGGAGGTGAATGTAAGTGAGGCCCTGCAGATCAACGGCAGTTACTATGCGTCGCAGGTTATGGATGTGCTGGGCAGTCTGCACGGAGATCGTTTGAAATCGGATATTAATGCGA TTCCCCGTCTGCTAAACGAGACCTCCGTcaagataaatatttactcCGGTCAGTTGGACTGTCTGGTGCCCACCACAGCCACTCTTTCCTTGATCAAGGACTGGGCTTGGACCGATAAGTCGGCCTATCTCCAGGCCAACCGCACTGCCATTGTTGTGGACGGAATACTCCAGGGCTATGAAAAAATCGGAGGCAAATTCGGGATGTACTGGATCAATCGGGCTGGACACTTGGTCCCCTCCGATAATCCAACTGCCATGCAGTACGTCCTCAAATCCGTGACTCAGTACGACGGCAAGTCCTGGGagtag
- the LOC108061241 gene encoding retinoid-inducible serine carboxypeptidase — MQLNPIKNNIWVWALCLFISLTCVQGRVGLGPGDQEWDYVEVREGAHLFYWLLYTTANVTRFAERPLVIWLQGGPGVASTGSGVFEQLGPIDIEGKTRESSWVRHVNVLFVDSPVGTGFAYVENHGRYARNNRQIALDLVQLMKQFLAKYPEFRSVPLHIFSESYGGKMAPEFALELHLAKKRGRLDCQLKSVVVGNPWTSPLDSILSYAPFLLQAGIVDDDGYRRISRLAGELAALVYAEKWLRALMKASEVQEEIAESGGGVFIYNTQRRVHVDEVYRYGEDPQMSHFIRSNVTQALGLAKMPVWMEQNSTVFERLGQDIFKPANHIVTRLLEETPIQVGIYSGILDLLCATPGTVSWISRLKWSRRSEYAKAPRTAIRIDGILEGYEKHGGRLSMFWVFRAGHLVQQENPAAMGYILKYFTNYG; from the exons ATGCAGCTCAATccgataaaaaataatatttgggtGTGGGCCCTGTGCCTTTTCATATCGCTGACCTGCGTGCAAG GACGCGTTGGTCTGGGACCCGGCGACCAGGAGTGGGACTACGTGGAGGTGCGCGAGGGAGCCCACCTCTTCTACTGGCTGCTGTACACCACGGCCAATGTGACTCGATTCGCGGAGAGGCCGCTGGTCATCTGGCTGCAGGGTGGACCAGGAGTGGCCTCCACGGGCAGCGGGGTCTTCGAGCAGCTCGGCCCCATTGACATCGAGGGAAAAACGAGGGAAAGCAGTTGGGTGCGGCACGTGAATGTGCTTTTCGTCGACAGCCCCGTGGGCACGGGATTCGCTTATGTGGAAAACCATGGGCGGTATGCCAGAAACAACCGGCAGATAGCCCTCGATCTCGTCCAGCTGATGAAGCAGTTTTTAGCGAAATATCCGGAGTTCCGAAGCGTGCCCCTGCACATCTTCTCCGAGAGCTATGGCGGCAAAATGGCCCCCGAATTTGCGCTGGAACTGCACTTGGCCAAGAAGAGGGGCCGACTGGACTGCCAACTGAAGTCCGTGGTGGTGGGCAATCCCTGGACCTCGCCGCTGGACAGCATCCTGTCGTATGCCCCCTTTTTGCTACAAGCTGGCATTGTGGATGATGATGGATATCGCAGAATATCGCGATTGGCCGGCGAACTGGCGGCACTTGTTTACGCTGAAAAGTGGCTGCGTGCCTTGATGAAGGCCTCCGAAGTTCAAGAGGAGATCGCCGAAAGCGGTGGCGGCGTCTTCATTTACAACACCCAGCGACGCGTCCACGTGGACGAGGTCTACCGGTACGGCGAGGATCCGCAGATGAGCCACTTCATCCGTTCCAACGTCACCCAAGCTTTGGGACTCGCCAAAATGCCAGTGTGGATGGAACAAAACTCAACGGTCTTCGAGCGCCTCGGCCAGGATATTTTCAAGCCTGCCAACCACATAG TTACCAGATTGCTGGAGGAAACTCCCATTCAGGTCGGAATTTATTCTGGAATTTTGGACCTACTTTGCGCCACGCCCGGCACCGTCAGTTGGATAAGTCGGCTGAAGTGGAGCCGCAGGTCGGAGTATGCGAAGGCACCGCGTACCGCCATCCGGATCGACGGGATTCTCGAGGGCTACGAAAAGCACGGCGGACGACTCAGCATGTTCTGGGTCTTTCGGGCGGGACATCTGGTGCAGCAGGAAAACCCAGCGGCCATGGGTTATATTCTGAAATACTTTACCAACTATGGATAA
- the beat-Ib gene encoding uncharacterized protein beat-Ib: MQKPALKLRRLFIITAVYIASLPGLTVGLRNVNVRIPSAVKRGDNALLICNYDIENDTLYTVKWYRGRREFYRYTPKENPAWKIFTKTNEIDVETTQSNASHVLLRNVPTSISGKFACEVSADAPTFDTSIVAADMEVVELPTQRPIITGIHSRYRLGDVVNGNCSSDYSKPAANLTWWINDIQVPPNYLRVYDIQRHLAEHLESSVLEINFVVTVHHFIKGRLKLKCSARIHEIYAQESEKLIEEDRPRILASGRSPDMNMYPFDQPGDVDEHNELFLIHSNAAAGPFAWNPILFSLLWPSVWALGNLLEVRYFGRVER, from the exons GTCTCACTGTGGGGCTGCGCAATGTCAACGTTCGCATCCCGTCCGCCGTTAAGCGCGGCGATAATGCGCTCTTAATCTGCAATTATGACATCGAGAACGACACGCTCTACACGGTGAAGTGGTATCGCGGCAGGCGGGAGTTCTACCGCTACACGCCAAAGGAGAATCCGGCCTGGAAGATATTCACCAAAACGAACGAAATCGATGTCGAG ACCACCCAATCGAATGCCAGTCATGTCCTGTTGCGAAATGTTCCCACCTCGATTTCGGGAAAGTTTGCCTGCGAAGTGTCCGCGGATGCACCCACCTTCGACACTTCCATCGTGGCCGCCGACATGGAGGTGGTGG AATTGCCCACCCAACGACCCATAATTACCGGCATCCATTCGAGGTATCGTCTGGGGGACGTTGTGAATGGCAACTGCTCATCGGATTACTCCAAGCCGGCGGCGAATCTCACCTGGTGGATCAATGACATTCAGGTGCCACCCAATTACCTCCGCGTCTACGACATTCAGCGCCATTTGGCCGAGCACCTGGAGTCGTCGGTTCTGGAGATCAATTTCGTGGTGACAGTGCATCACTTCATCAAGGGTCGCTTGAAG TTAAAGTGCTCGGCTCGAATACACGAAATCTACGCGCAGGAGAGCGAAAAACTAATTGAGGAGGATCGTCCCAGGATTCTGGCCTCGGGCAGATCCCCAGACATGAATATGTATCCTTTTGATCAGCCCGGAGATGTGGATGAGCATAACGAACTTTTCTTGATACACTCAA ATGCCGCTGCCGGACCATTCGCATGGAATCCCATCCTGTTTTCACTACTGTGGCCAAGTGTCTGGGCTTTGGGGAACCTGTTGGAAGTGCGGTATTTCGGTAGAGTGGAGCGGTGA